A region from the Plasmodium chabaudi chabaudi strain AS genome assembly, chromosome: 2 genome encodes:
- a CDS encoding fam-a protein → MNNGYVKKIFFVLILLIYVNDKVLTTEHEADNAASSKTITPKTITPKTITPKTTTSKTATSKTTTPKTTTSKTTTSKTTTSKTTTPKTTISKITPSETASFETVSFESDVPEMTLPRIVLTNTPSPRIASIPVIFKLDTIYKRSKHLLCINPAETNKAREVMDEAVQLLQYHATTNDNYKYHSTTPQGIKIYIRKDRHRSPIGRCQFQISNPNKYNDIINILWDPNGPKKFDPSFISGKIVRSYNRNLFMVLKLYKNETLSSERYFYALVKKAQISDDTTIIVMSSGNINDNNPFNTKIFKNKILESMNSFDTDIDLDDVKNIHLKKMFVHLSGYLIKKKDDHVDVTFVNSMDFNLSRSLKSFGKNANIEAMQNMLSLQSYFGN, encoded by the exons ATGAATAATGgatatgttaaaaaaattttttttgttttaattttgctCATATATGTGAACGATAAAGTCCTTACAACTGAGCATGAAGCAGACAATGCTGCTTCATCCAAAACAATTACACCCAAAACAATTACACCCAAAACAATTACACCCAAAACAACTACATCCAAAACAGCTACATCCAAAACAACTACACCCAAAACAACTACATCCAAAACAACTACATCCAAAACAACTACATCCAAAACAACTACACCCAAAACAACTATATCCAAAATAACTCCATCCGAAACAGCTTCATTTGAAACAGTTTCGTTCGAATCAGATGTACCCGAAATGACTTTACCCAGAATCGTTTTAACCAATACTCCTTCACCTCGTATTGC atCTATTCctgttatatttaaattggatactatatataaaagaagcAAGCACCTATTATGCATAAACCCAGCAGAAACAAATAAAGCAAGAGAAGTTATGGACGAAGCTGTACAGCTTTTACAATACCATGCTACAACTAACGACAATTACAAATATCATTCTACGACCCCCCAaggcataaaaatatatattaggaAAGATAGGCATCGTTCCCCCATTGGAAGATGCCAATTCCAAATCTCTAATCCCAATAAG tataatgatataataaacataCTGTGGGATCCCAATGGCCCTAAAAAGTTCGATCCGAGTTTTATTAGtg gAAAAATTGTCCGTTCATACAATAGAAATTTGTTCATGGTACTAAAGCTTTACAAAAATGAGACGTTATCATCCGaaagatatttttatgctttAGTCAAAAAAGCTCAA aTATCAGACGATACAACTATAATTGTCATGTCTTCaggaaatataaatgataacaACCCGTTCAATACAAAAAtctttaaaaacaaaattttagAAAGTATGAACTCATTCGACACAGATATTGATCTTGACgatgttaaaaatatacatttaaaaaagatgtTTGTTCACTTATCTGGATAcctcattaaaaaaaaagatgatcACGTTGATGTTACCTTTGTCAACTCG atGGATTTTAATCTTTCCCGTTCCCTAAAATCATTTGgtaaaaatgcaaatataGAAGCAATGCAGAATATGCTATCCTTACAATCTTACTTTGgcaattaa
- a CDS encoding fam-a protein, with product MNNGYVKIIFFVLILLVYVNDKVLTAEYVADNDALPEQTQPKEARVKITLSETDSIEASSSEETISKAPRRKRAKYKKTRSQNIPSETSSLETHLFRTPRPKKTRSKRPRSKAILSKTSPSETTLPEAASSEITLPETVPSETALSETILHEATSSGIASPEIASSGIVSPEIASSEAALSETTSSEIALPHPVLTNPSSTHIARYTPASYKLYRIYKKSKHLLCRNRAEAKKAREVMDEAVQFLKYYATTKAGYKYHSTSNDGVDVYYRKNGKNTYVEKCQVQISNPNRYDDIIYMLWDPNGARKFDPNFINGKVARSYNRNLLMVLKLYRNEILSSERYFYALAKKVHISEDTTIIVMSSGNINDHNPASTKTFKNKIVESMNSFKTDVKLSHDIRDGYYKKTFVNLSGYLIKKKDDHVDVTFVNSINFNAFIPLKWVIKSANIEAMKSIIYLKYYFNS from the exons ATGAATAATGGATatgttaaaataattttttttgttttaattttgctCGTATATGTGAATGACAAAGTCCTTACAGCCGAATATGTAGCAGACAATGATGCGCTACCCGAACAGACTCAACCCAAAGAAGCTCGAGTCAAAATAACTCTATCCGAGACAGATTCAATAGAAGCATCTTCATCAGAAGAAACTATATCCAAAGCACCTCGACGCAAAAGGgctaaatacaaaaaaaccCGGTCCCAAAATATACCATCTGAAACATCTTCACTCGAAACGCATTTATTCAGAACACCGCGACCCAAAAAGACTCGATCTAAAAGGCCTCGATCTAAAGCCATTTTATCCAAAACATCACCATCTGAAACAACCCTACCTGAAGCAGCTTCATCTGAAATAACTTTACCTGAAACAGTTCCATCTGAAACTGCTCTATCTGAAACAATTCTACATGAAGCAACTTCATCTGGAATAGCCTCACCTGAAATAGCTTCATCTGGAATAGTCTCACCTGAAATAGCTTCATCTGAAGCAGCTCTATCTGAAACAACTTCATCTGAAATAGCTTTACCCCACCCCGTTTTAACTAATCCTTCATCAACTCATATTGC taGATACACTCCCgcttcatataaattatatagaatatataaaaaaagtaagcATCTATTATGCAGAAATCGAGCAGAAGCAAAAAAAGCAAGAGAAGTTATGGACGAAGCTGTACagtttttaaaatactACGCTACAACTAAAGCCGGCTACAAATATCATTCCACGAGTAATGACGGCGTAGATGTATATTATAGGAAGAATGGAAAGAATACCTACGTTGAAAAATGCCAAGTTCAAATTTCTAATCCCAATAGG tatgatgatataatatacatgcTATGGGATCCCAATGGTGCTCGAAAATTCGATCcgaattttattaatg gaaAAGTTGCCCGTTCATACAATAGAAATTTGTTAATGGTACTAAAACTTTACAGAAATGAGATATTATCATCCGaaagatatttttatgctttAGCTAAAAAAGTTCAC aTATCAGAAGATACAACTATAATTGTCATGTCTTCaggaaatataaatgatcaCAACCCTGCCAGTACAAAAAcctttaaaaacaaaattgtgGAAAGTATGAACTCATTCAAAACAGATGTTAAACTTAGCCATGATATTAGAGATGGATACTATAAAAAGACGTTTGTTAACTTATCTGGATAcctcattaaaaaaaaagatgatcACGTTGATGTTACCTTTGTCAACTCG ataaattttaatgctTTTATCCCCCTAAAATGGGTTATTAAAAGTGCAAATATAGAAGCAATGAAGAGTATTATATACTTAAAATATTACTTTAATAGTTAA